The following proteins are encoded in a genomic region of Pelodictyon phaeoclathratiforme BU-1:
- a CDS encoding tetratricopeptide repeat protein: MNDIQSSTPVQQGVKPSTEDNLLYIAIKYKVAIISTLVLLAALGAGAFFWVRYQQSNELDAALQLSRIAPLLDRGEFKAAINGTDKTAGLKKIADDYAGKYMGTPSGNMANLLLANALYSMGNFDAALEVFKSVSINNDDLAAAALAGAGDCYVNKNQLALAAESYQDASSKAESKPLKAQYLAHAANSFQQINQLKKASELYTKIIADYPGTTAAAVAQRSLWQLPSNL, from the coding sequence ATGAACGACATACAATCCAGCACTCCCGTCCAGCAGGGCGTCAAACCATCTACAGAAGACAATCTTCTTTACATTGCCATCAAATATAAAGTTGCAATTATCAGTACACTGGTACTCCTCGCAGCTCTCGGAGCCGGAGCCTTCTTCTGGGTGCGCTACCAGCAAAGCAATGAACTGGATGCTGCACTGCAACTCTCAAGAATAGCTCCACTTCTTGACCGTGGAGAGTTCAAGGCTGCCATCAACGGTACCGATAAAACTGCCGGATTGAAGAAAATTGCTGATGACTATGCCGGAAAATATATGGGGACTCCAAGTGGAAATATGGCCAATCTGCTGCTCGCTAATGCGCTCTACTCCATGGGAAATTTTGACGCAGCTCTTGAGGTCTTTAAGAGCGTATCCATCAATAATGATGATCTTGCTGCCGCTGCCCTTGCTGGCGCCGGGGACTGCTACGTCAATAAAAATCAGTTAGCATTGGCCGCAGAGAGCTATCAGGATGCATCATCCAAGGCTGAAAGCAAACCGCTTAAAGCGCAATACCTCGCACATGCAGCCAACAGTTTCCAGCAGATAAACCAGCTTAAAAAAGCATCAGAGCTGTATACAAAAATCATAGCAGACTATCCAGGAACAACCGCAGCAGCCGTAGCTCAACGGTCGCTCTGGCAGCTTCCCTCAAATCTTTAA
- a CDS encoding peptidylprolyl isomerase codes for MPEQFLIKTSLGDITISLYDDTPLHRDNFIKLATENYYDGIRFHRVIEGFMIQTGDPLSRHEDKRSMHGTGGPSTRIPAEIKHPNKKGTLAAARDNNPQKASSGSQFYINHSDNGFLDGQYTVFGVVEAGMDVVEKIAVVKTDPNDNPLVPVTIDTIVPLAKS; via the coding sequence ATGCCTGAACAGTTTCTTATCAAGACAAGCCTTGGTGACATTACCATCAGTCTTTACGACGACACCCCTCTGCATCGCGATAACTTTATCAAACTCGCCACAGAGAACTATTACGACGGTATCCGCTTTCACCGGGTTATCGAAGGGTTCATGATCCAGACCGGAGATCCGTTATCACGCCATGAGGATAAACGCTCCATGCACGGCACCGGAGGCCCTTCTACCCGTATCCCTGCTGAAATCAAACATCCCAACAAGAAAGGAACACTTGCTGCAGCAAGGGACAACAATCCCCAGAAAGCATCATCCGGCAGCCAGTTTTATATCAATCATTCTGACAATGGATTTCTTGACGGACAATATACCGTCTTCGGTGTGGTTGAGGCTGGTATGGATGTGGTAGAAAAAATTGCTGTTGTCAAAACCGATCCCAACGACAATCCTCTTGTACCGGTCACTATCGACACTATCGTTCCACTGGCAAAGTCCTGA
- a CDS encoding YggS family pyridoxal phosphate-dependent enzyme gives MDSIAANIETIREQIHAACIEAGRDPAGVRLIAVSKTHPASLIKEAFDAGHIVFGESYVQEFLEKCEDPLLAQLGIEWHFIGHLQSNKIRSIIGKVSLIHGIDKLSTAEELSKRALRNNLQVDYLLEVNTSGEASKYGMSPEELLSLAESLFTLPNITLRGLMTIASPDRVLAQQEFRLLRTLLDALKPISPDPSKLTELSMGMSGDFREAIHEGATMIRVGTAIFGWR, from the coding sequence ATGGATAGCATTGCGGCTAACATAGAAACAATACGGGAGCAGATTCATGCGGCCTGCATCGAGGCAGGCCGCGATCCGGCTGGAGTACGTCTGATCGCTGTTTCAAAAACCCACCCGGCATCACTGATAAAAGAGGCCTTTGATGCCGGTCATATTGTTTTCGGAGAAAGCTATGTCCAGGAGTTTCTGGAAAAGTGTGAAGATCCCCTGCTTGCACAGCTCGGAATCGAATGGCACTTTATCGGACACCTGCAGTCAAACAAGATACGCTCGATTATCGGCAAGGTGAGCCTTATTCATGGCATCGACAAGCTCTCAACAGCCGAAGAGCTCTCAAAACGAGCCCTCCGGAACAACCTGCAGGTCGATTATCTTCTTGAAGTCAATACCTCCGGCGAAGCATCCAAATATGGCATGTCGCCAGAAGAGCTGCTTTCACTGGCTGAATCGCTCTTCACGCTCCCGAACATCACCCTTCGCGGCCTGATGACCATCGCGTCACCAGACAGGGTTCTTGCACAACAGGAGTTTCGCCTGCTGCGCACCCTTCTGGACGCGCTGAAACCCATTTCTCCGGATCCATCAAAACTTACCGAACTCTCCATGGGCATGAGCGGCGATTTCAGGGAAGCCATTCATGAGGGAGCAACCATGATCCGTGTCGGAACGGCAATCTTCGGCTGGCGCTGA
- a CDS encoding purine-nucleoside phosphorylase, with protein sequence MISQQAKIQEAVAFIRTKTGADYPVGIVLGTGLGALVKEIDIDFSLDYSDIPNFPVSTVETHHGKLIFGTLSGKNVVAMQGRFHFYEGYSMHQIVFPIRVMKYLGVKTLGITNACGGLNPAYRKGEIMLIDDHINLLGTNPLIGPNDPEIGSRFPDLCAPYSPRILELAEEVALNQRIKVQRGVYVALSGPCLETRAEYRMLRTLGADVVGMSTVPEVIAAVHQGTEVFGMSIITDECFPDNLKAVSIEEIIEVSNHAEPKMTSIFKAIVANL encoded by the coding sequence ATGATCTCACAGCAGGCAAAAATCCAGGAAGCAGTCGCCTTTATCAGAACAAAGACAGGTGCTGATTATCCGGTTGGTATCGTTCTTGGAACAGGCCTCGGCGCTCTGGTCAAGGAGATTGATATTGACTTTTCCCTCGACTACAGCGACATCCCGAACTTCCCTGTCTCCACGGTTGAAACCCACCACGGCAAACTGATTTTCGGAACCCTTTCGGGAAAAAATGTTGTCGCCATGCAGGGGCGCTTCCATTTTTACGAAGGCTACTCCATGCACCAGATTGTCTTTCCAATCAGGGTCATGAAGTACCTCGGCGTCAAAACCCTCGGCATCACCAACGCCTGTGGCGGCCTGAACCCTGCCTACAGAAAAGGGGAGATCATGCTGATCGATGACCACATCAACCTGCTCGGCACCAATCCGCTCATCGGGCCAAACGACCCTGAAATCGGCTCTCGCTTTCCTGACCTCTGCGCACCCTACTCTCCCCGGATACTGGAACTTGCTGAAGAGGTCGCATTAAATCAGAGAATCAAGGTTCAGCGCGGAGTTTATGTAGCCCTCTCAGGCCCTTGTCTTGAAACCCGTGCCGAATACCGCATGTTACGTACCCTTGGCGCCGATGTTGTCGGCATGTCAACCGTGCCAGAAGTGATCGCTGCCGTACATCAGGGCACAGAGGTCTTCGGCATGTCCATCATCACCGATGAATGCTTCCCGGACAACCTCAAGGCGGTCAGCATCGAAGAGATCATTGAGGTCTCCAACCATGCCGAACCCAAAATGACCTCTATCTTCAAGGCTATTGTCGCAAACCTTTAA
- the mtnA gene encoding S-methyl-5-thioribose-1-phosphate isomerase translates to MIDAISFNDSTLRYLDQRYLPLREEYVSTRNYEEAIEAIKTLAVRGAPLIGVAAAYTIILGINSFQGTKEEFPSFFKSLVAEVEASRPTAVNLFFAAARLKKVYAENYETDTIEALFAKMNTAARKIHDDEIANCDAMSRHGVDQIKIDLAHILKTRKLNVLTHCNTGTLACCGTGSALGVIRLAWQEGLIERVITSESRPLLQGLRLTAWELEHDGIPFVSISDSSSAFLMQRGMIDFGIVGADRIAANGDTANKIGTCAHAISAYHHNLPFYIAAPVSTIDITIPDGTHIPIEERNADELRTIFGTQVASPTTPVLNYAFDVTPGKYLRGIITDKEAVVGNYITGLAALMEE, encoded by the coding sequence ATGATAGACGCCATTTCTTTCAACGACAGCACCCTTCGCTACCTCGACCAGCGCTATCTGCCGCTGAGGGAGGAGTATGTTTCCACCAGAAATTACGAGGAAGCCATAGAGGCGATCAAAACCCTTGCAGTACGCGGCGCTCCCCTGATTGGCGTTGCTGCAGCCTACACCATTATTCTCGGCATAAACAGCTTCCAGGGCACAAAAGAGGAGTTTCCTTCTTTTTTCAAATCGCTTGTGGCTGAAGTTGAAGCTTCACGCCCGACAGCGGTCAACCTCTTTTTTGCAGCGGCACGACTCAAGAAGGTCTATGCTGAAAACTATGAAACTGACACAATCGAGGCGCTCTTTGCAAAAATGAACACTGCTGCCCGCAAAATCCATGATGATGAGATCGCAAACTGCGATGCCATGTCGCGCCACGGTGTTGATCAGATCAAGATTGACCTTGCCCACATCCTGAAAACACGTAAGCTCAATGTTCTGACCCATTGCAATACCGGCACCCTTGCCTGCTGCGGCACCGGCTCAGCGCTTGGGGTCATCAGGCTTGCCTGGCAGGAGGGGCTCATCGAGCGGGTCATCACCTCCGAAAGCCGCCCGCTCTTGCAGGGGCTTCGTCTGACTGCCTGGGAACTTGAACATGATGGCATACCCTTCGTCTCTATTTCCGACTCCTCATCAGCATTTCTGATGCAGAGAGGAATGATTGATTTTGGTATTGTCGGAGCGGACCGGATTGCTGCCAACGGTGACACGGCAAACAAGATTGGCACCTGCGCCCATGCCATCAGCGCATACCACCACAATCTGCCGTTCTACATCGCCGCGCCGGTATCAACCATTGATATCACCATTCCTGACGGCACGCATATCCCGATTGAAGAGCGCAACGCCGATGAGCTGAGAACCATTTTCGGCACACAGGTAGCTTCACCGACAACACCGGTTCTCAACTATGCTTTTGATGTCACACCAGGAAAATATCTGAGAGGCATCATTACCGACAAGGAAGCTGTGGTCGGTAACTACATTACCGGACTCGCTGCACTTATGGAAGAGTAA
- a CDS encoding cbb3-type cytochrome c oxidase subunit I translates to MSEAGYNYRIVRGFAFSALFWLIIGLVVGLWIAFEMFNPALNLTPWLSFGRLRVVHTNGLGLGFGLAGIFATSYYILQRLTRVPLPFPRLAQAHLYLFNAAIALAAVSLFAGMNTTKEYAELEWPLDIGVVIFWVMFAVNVFGTLIKRREKQMYISLWYIIAMTVTIAILYIVNNLEIPVTLFKSYSIYSGANDANVEWWYGHNIVGFIFTVPILAMFYYFLPKATGLPIYSHRLSIISFWALIFAYLWTGAHHLMLTPLPEWIQTVAIAFSIFLIAPSWGSVVNGYYTLQGNWEQMRTNYLVKFFIAGITFYGLQTLQGPLQGLRTLNAFFHYTDWVVGHVHMGTMGWVTMIISASFYYMIPRITDTELYSIKLANSHFWLILVGQLTWTITMWIAGIQQGAMWKATNPDGSLMYNFLDTVTSLYPYYRLRFAAGIIYFIGILVFAWNLIMTVRQQPQQSEA, encoded by the coding sequence ATGAGCGAAGCAGGGTACAACTACAGGATAGTGCGCGGTTTTGCCTTTTCGGCGCTTTTCTGGCTTATCATTGGTCTGGTCGTCGGGCTCTGGATAGCCTTCGAAATGTTCAATCCGGCACTCAACCTTACCCCCTGGCTCAGTTTCGGGCGGTTGCGTGTTGTGCATACCAATGGTCTCGGTCTTGGCTTCGGACTCGCAGGTATTTTTGCAACCTCCTACTATATCCTGCAGCGCCTGACGAGAGTACCGCTTCCCTTTCCCCGACTTGCTCAAGCTCATCTCTACCTCTTCAATGCAGCAATAGCGCTGGCAGCCGTGAGCCTTTTTGCGGGAATGAACACCACAAAAGAGTACGCTGAACTTGAATGGCCTCTTGACATTGGTGTTGTCATTTTCTGGGTCATGTTTGCCGTCAATGTCTTTGGCACGCTGATCAAACGTCGCGAAAAGCAGATGTACATCTCCCTCTGGTACATCATCGCCATGACCGTCACCATTGCCATTCTTTACATTGTCAACAACCTTGAGATTCCCGTCACACTCTTCAAGTCCTACAGTATCTATTCAGGTGCAAACGATGCCAATGTGGAGTGGTGGTACGGGCACAACATTGTGGGATTCATCTTTACGGTTCCGATACTGGCGATGTTCTACTATTTTCTTCCAAAAGCCACAGGCCTTCCCATCTACAGCCATCGGCTCTCCATCATCTCTTTCTGGGCGCTGATCTTTGCCTATCTCTGGACTGGCGCACATCACCTTATGCTCACCCCTCTGCCGGAGTGGATTCAGACCGTTGCAATCGCCTTCTCCATTTTCCTGATTGCTCCGTCATGGGGCTCTGTAGTCAATGGCTATTACACGCTGCAGGGAAACTGGGAGCAGATGCGCACCAATTATCTGGTCAAGTTCTTTATTGCGGGCATCACCTTTTATGGTCTTCAGACCCTTCAGGGGCCCCTGCAGGGATTACGCACCCTCAATGCTTTCTTTCATTATACTGACTGGGTGGTCGGGCATGTGCACATGGGAACCATGGGATGGGTGACCATGATCATTTCGGCATCGTTCTACTATATGATTCCACGCATTACCGACACCGAGCTCTACAGCATCAAACTCGCCAACAGCCATTTCTGGCTCATCCTTGTTGGTCAGCTCACCTGGACCATTACCATGTGGATCGCAGGAATCCAGCAAGGAGCGATGTGGAAAGCAACCAACCCGGATGGTTCGCTGATGTATAATTTTCTTGATACCGTCACCTCTCTCTATCCCTATTACCGGTTGCGCTTTGCCGCCGGGATAATCTATTTTATCGGTATACTGGTTTTCGCCTGGAATCTGATCATGACAGTACGCCAGCAACCTCAACAGAGTGAAGCTTAA
- the ccoO gene encoding cytochrome-c oxidase, cbb3-type subunit II: MGITSKPVVFAILSAVVILIGTTVTVFVPLFMPSTQPVSAAIKPYTAVELEGRDIYIREGCNNCHTQTVRPLRTEVLRYGEYSKAEEFAYDRPFLWGSRRTGPDLNRVGGKYPDAWHYKHMQSPQGMFEKSNMPPYGWLAKNRLDTTYSYKKTSILGYGYSENDVRQQIAQYHATVTDGTYSSKESRDQVTPPELRQELTEMDAMIAYLQKLGRDVKNLEATK, encoded by the coding sequence ATGGGGATCACTTCCAAACCGGTTGTTTTTGCTATTCTTTCAGCCGTTGTCATCCTTATAGGCACCACCGTAACGGTCTTTGTTCCGCTTTTCATGCCTTCTACACAGCCAGTCAGCGCTGCCATAAAACCCTATACGGCCGTAGAACTTGAAGGGCGCGACATCTATATCCGCGAGGGATGCAACAACTGCCACACCCAGACCGTACGACCGCTTAGAACAGAGGTACTTCGCTACGGGGAATACTCCAAAGCTGAGGAATTCGCCTACGACAGACCCTTCCTCTGGGGTTCACGCCGCACAGGCCCCGATTTGAACCGCGTTGGCGGGAAGTATCCCGATGCCTGGCATTACAAGCACATGCAGAGTCCGCAAGGGATGTTTGAAAAATCAAATATGCCCCCTTATGGGTGGCTTGCCAAAAACCGTCTCGATACCACATATTCATACAAAAAGACATCCATTCTTGGCTATGGCTATTCTGAAAACGATGTCCGGCAGCAGATAGCCCAATATCATGCAACGGTAACCGATGGCACCTATTCCTCAAAAGAGAGTCGTGACCAGGTGACACCGCCAGAGCTGCGCCAGGAACTGACCGAAATGGATGCCATGATTGCATACCTCCAAAAGCTGGGAAGAGATGTCAAAAACCTGGAGGCAACAAAATGA
- a CDS encoding cbb3-type cytochrome c oxidase subunit 3, translating into MTFSGMAYFLFTLLLATVLAGIIIYYYNPKRKQQVEEPKHRMLDDDN; encoded by the coding sequence ATGACCTTTTCAGGAATGGCATATTTCCTCTTTACCCTGCTGCTCGCCACTGTTTTAGCGGGAATAATTATCTACTACTACAACCCGAAAAGAAAACAGCAGGTTGAGGAACCGAAGCACAGAATGCTTGATGACGACAATTGA
- a CDS encoding c-type cytochrome, giving the protein MHDTPEPQDGHNKIPKGWLLFFYGGIIFLIAYIFFYTPAISGWSFYQGFEKEMAAAAKTEKPETIKTYSDNKEAIKEGKEVYANTCAPCHKDDATGGIGPDLTLATLKYGATPLDIYESITKGRPNGMPSFLPQIGAEKSSKVVAYLETLRKK; this is encoded by the coding sequence ATGCATGATACCCCGGAACCCCAGGATGGCCATAACAAAATCCCCAAAGGGTGGCTGCTCTTTTTTTATGGGGGAATTATCTTTCTGATCGCCTATATCTTCTTCTATACACCGGCAATTTCCGGCTGGTCTTTCTACCAGGGCTTTGAAAAGGAGATGGCGGCGGCGGCCAAAACCGAAAAACCGGAGACGATCAAAACATATTCCGACAACAAGGAGGCCATCAAGGAAGGGAAAGAGGTCTATGCAAACACCTGTGCACCGTGCCACAAAGATGATGCCACCGGAGGAATCGGCCCCGATCTGACCCTTGCAACGCTCAAATATGGAGCAACCCCGCTGGATATCTATGAATCCATTACCAAAGGCCGTCCCAACGGGATGCCCTCATTCCTGCCCCAGATTGGTGCGGAGAAGAGCAGCAAGGTTGTCGCTTATCTGGAAACCCTGAGAAAAAAATAA
- a CDS encoding 4Fe-4S dicluster domain-containing protein produces MWKIKRNIVEILQAIMLTGLPFLTLNGQSAFRFDIPTLKLYFFGSAIWISEFYLILAVTLFFILLIAFVTAIFGRIWCGWLCPQTVLLDLSQSIAALAGKKYLKTLQSLILLPLSALISITMIWYFVPPAETMRSLFVSPTITAFFLVLWALVYLELAFLGRRFCTSICPYAMLQNALFDKDTLVIEYDLSRDATCMKCDACVQVCPVGIDIKKGLNSACIACAECIDACRPLSEKRGMPPFPNYKGVIVRRKTYWLGGATAAAALTLFLLIWSRPAVDFLVTRDNAPLPAGLNRYSYTVYNNSGKPLSLALSSPDPVTLLGEHTLLLQPFSAIHGRILIKSNGKLERVRLGISGDGISINRETGFP; encoded by the coding sequence TTGTGGAAAATCAAAAGAAACATCGTCGAGATCCTGCAGGCCATCATGCTTACGGGCCTGCCCTTTCTCACCCTGAACGGTCAAAGTGCATTCCGGTTTGATATCCCCACTCTCAAACTCTATTTTTTTGGTTCGGCCATCTGGATAAGTGAGTTTTATCTTATCCTCGCCGTCACACTTTTTTTTATCCTCCTCATCGCCTTTGTTACCGCCATTTTCGGTCGCATCTGGTGCGGTTGGCTCTGCCCGCAGACCGTTCTGCTTGACCTGAGCCAAAGCATCGCTGCCCTGGCAGGCAAGAAGTACCTCAAAACCCTGCAAAGTCTCATCCTGCTGCCCCTCTCGGCCCTGATATCGATCACCATGATCTGGTACTTCGTTCCTCCGGCTGAGACTATGAGAAGCCTCTTTGTTTCGCCAACGATTACCGCTTTTTTTCTTGTTCTCTGGGCACTGGTCTACCTTGAACTGGCGTTTCTGGGAAGAAGGTTCTGCACATCGATCTGCCCCTACGCCATGCTGCAGAATGCCCTCTTCGACAAGGATACCCTTGTTATCGAGTATGACCTTTCACGCGATGCTACCTGCATGAAATGCGACGCATGCGTTCAGGTCTGCCCGGTTGGTATTGACATCAAAAAAGGGTTGAACTCTGCCTGTATTGCCTGCGCTGAATGTATTGACGCCTGCCGCCCCCTCAGCGAAAAAAGAGGTATGCCCCCCTTTCCGAACTACAAAGGGGTGATCGTTCGCCGGAAAACATACTGGCTTGGTGGCGCCACTGCCGCTGCGGCGCTAACTCTTTTCCTGCTCATATGGAGTCGCCCGGCAGTCGATTTTCTTGTCACACGCGACAACGCACCCCTTCCGGCAGGTTTGAACCGCTACTCCTATACCGTTTATAACAACAGTGGAAAACCTCTCTCACTTGCACTCTCCTCGCCTGACCCTGTCACCCTTCTCGGTGAACACACTCTCCTTTTGCAGCCATTTTCAGCCATTCACGGCAGGATACTGATCAAATCGAACGGCAAGCTGGAACGTGTACGTCTCGGAATCTCCGGTGACGGCATATCCATAAACAGGGAAACCGGTTTTCCATGA
- a CDS encoding FixH family protein, giving the protein MKLFLYLIYPLFFFAMGCGIYVAYNNAEGLVDKNYYENGKHYFAAKEVEQKLDVAISKPDSLKMGSNEIHISVTSHGKPLEDAALSLFVGNLSSTRYDSTLTMQEEAPGIYHTTAAIPFKGVWFVRIDLVKQQLRATRKWFFDVR; this is encoded by the coding sequence ATGAAGCTCTTTCTTTACCTTATCTATCCCCTTTTCTTCTTTGCCATGGGATGCGGCATCTATGTGGCATACAACAATGCCGAAGGCCTTGTTGACAAAAACTATTATGAGAACGGGAAACACTATTTTGCAGCCAAAGAGGTCGAACAAAAGCTTGATGTTGCAATCAGCAAACCAGACTCGCTGAAAATGGGAAGCAACGAGATCCACATCAGCGTCACCTCACACGGCAAGCCGCTTGAAGATGCCGCTCTCTCTCTTTTTGTCGGCAACCTCTCCTCAACCCGTTATGACTCCACCCTGACCATGCAGGAAGAGGCTCCCGGCATCTATCATACAACTGCAGCGATTCCCTTCAAAGGAGTCTGGTTCGTCAGAATCGATCTTGTTAAACAACAACTCAGAGCCACACGAAAATGGTTTTTCGACGTACGGTAG